Below is a genomic region from Telmatobacter sp. DSM 110680.
CCAGGGCGACCGAGTAATCCTGCTTTGTATCCGGATATTTCAAGCCGCGATAAAGGTAAACAGCCGATGCTCATTCTTAAGCGAGCGATCGATGTCATTGGGGGCGTGGTTCTTGCGCTGATTTGTCTGCCCTTCTGCTTCATCATCGCGGCTGCCATCAAGGCAACTTCAAAGGGCCCCATTTTGTTTCGCCAGATGCGTGTGGGGCAACACGGAAGGCAGTTCACCTTTCTGAAGTTCCGCTCCATGTATGTGGGTAATGACTACAGCGTTCACCGCGAGTTTGTCACGAAACTGATCAACAAAGGGGTAGCAAGCGAAACCCCAGAGCAAGGGAACATCTACAAGATCGTCGGCGATAAGCGGATCACGCCGATAGGCAGGTTCCTGCGCAAAACCAGCCTCGACGAATTGCCGCAGTTGATAAATGTTCTGCTTGGCGACATGTCGCTGGTTGGTCCCCGCCCTCCGATTCCGTACGAACTTGCCGCGTATCAAACGTGGCATCGTCGCAGACTGCTCGAAGTAAAGCCGGGAATTACTGGATTGTGGCAGGTTACGGGGAGAAGCACCGTTGACTTTGATGCGATGGTGAGACTGGACCTGAGATATGCCACGTCATGGAACCCGTGGCTTGACATCAAGATTCTGCTCCGCACCCCTCTCGCCGTGATCCGAGGGTCAGGCGCCTACTGAGGGCGTTTCTTCTACAATCCAACTTCGTTTCAACTGGCAGAAATCAAGACTGATCCAGGCAGCATTCCTGCGTATGTCGTCCCCCAACCAATCGGTACTTTTGCAGAAAGACGGCGAATTATGAAGTTCGGTGTAATTGGTTACGGCTACTGGGGTCCAAATATTGTCAGAAACCTCATGAACCTTGATGGAGTTGAGGTTCGCGCGATCGCAGAAATCAGTCCAGCTGCTCGAATTCGGGCCCAAAAGGCGTATCCCGGGCTTACGGTAACGAGCAGCGCTGAAGAGGTGCTGACCTCACCAGAAATTGATGTTGTAGCGGTTATCTCTCCGGTCTGGACCCACTATGAACTTGCCAAGGCAGCTCTAGAGAACGGCAAGCACGTATTCGTCGAAAAGCCATTTACCAGCAAGTCCTGCCAAGGGCAAGAACTGATCGAACTAGCCGAGCGGAAGAACCTCAAAATCATGGTCGATCACACCTTTCTCTTTACGGGTGCGGTGCGCAAGATCAAGCAGCTTCTGGATGAGGGCGCGCTGGGCAATCTGTATTACTACGATTCCACCCGGGTCAACCTTGGCCTCTTCCAACACGACTGCAATGTACTTTGGGACCTTGCTCCACACGACCTTTCCATCATGGATTACCTGATTAAGGCAGACCCTGAAGCGATCGTGGCGACAGGCCAGGGACATTTAAACGGACATGAAGATGTTGCCTATATGACTTTGTATTTTCCTGAGAAGGTCATCGCACATATCAATGTGAACTGGCTTTCCCCCGTTAAGGTGAGGACTACGCTAATCGGTGGCGAGAAGCGGATGGTCGTCTGGAACGACCTTGAAGCAGACGAGAAGGTCAAGATCTACGACAAGGGCGTGAACATCAGCACAAGAGAAGGATTGTATGAACTGCTGGTAAGTTATCGTTCGGGGGATATGTGGTCCCCGCAACTGGAGCAGGCGGAGGCTCTCCGTCACGAGCTTGCGTATTTTGTCGAATGCATCTCGAACGGGCAACAGCCGTTCAATAACGGTCAAGCTGGTCTGCGGGTTGTGAAAATGCTGGAAGCAGCGAGCGAATCGCTGAAGAAGAGAGGGGCATTGATCGAGCTATGAATGAATTCAATGCAATCTCAAACGACGTGAAGCTCGGAGAGAATGTCCGCCTTTCCAAGTTTATTAATTTATATGGATGCGAGATCGGCGACGATACAAAGATTGGTGCATTCGTTGAGATTCAAAAGAACGCAAAGGTTGGTCGCCGCTGCAAGATATCGAGCCACACGTTTATCTGCGAAGGCGTCACGATTGAGGACAATGTGTTCATCGGCCATGGTGTCATGTTCACCAACGATACCTACCCCCGCGCCACAACTTCCGATGGGACGCTTCAAACAGAAGCAAATTGGAAAGTGGAAAAAACAGTGGTCAAACGGGGCGCATCGATTGGGACAGGCGCCACAATTCTTCCGAACACGTCAATTGGTGAAAACGCTGTGGTTGGAGCCGGAAGCGTAGTGACCAAGGATGTCCCGGCAAATGCGATCATCGCAGGCAATCCTGCGAAAGTGCTGCGCTATCTGGATGGCCTCAAAA
It encodes:
- a CDS encoding sugar transferase, which encodes MNTVRQGRQKALIDLNEPTLDRKALDEDTFRRVIAVERKRTERSKSPFVLMLLEVDDQHVAKAIRALDSGMAVLLATSRDTDLVGWYESKHTIGVLFTGLMPGDKSLILTTILSRVTKTLREELTFEQFNLVKISLHYYPDDWVEKGPGRPSNPALYPDISSRDKGKQPMLILKRAIDVIGGVVLALICLPFCFIIAAAIKATSKGPILFRQMRVGQHGRQFTFLKFRSMYVGNDYSVHREFVTKLINKGVASETPEQGNIYKIVGDKRITPIGRFLRKTSLDELPQLINVLLGDMSLVGPRPPIPYELAAYQTWHRRRLLEVKPGITGLWQVTGRSTVDFDAMVRLDLRYATSWNPWLDIKILLRTPLAVIRGSGAY
- a CDS encoding Gfo/Idh/MocA family oxidoreductase, which produces MKFGVIGYGYWGPNIVRNLMNLDGVEVRAIAEISPAARIRAQKAYPGLTVTSSAEEVLTSPEIDVVAVISPVWTHYELAKAALENGKHVFVEKPFTSKSCQGQELIELAERKNLKIMVDHTFLFTGAVRKIKQLLDEGALGNLYYYDSTRVNLGLFQHDCNVLWDLAPHDLSIMDYLIKADPEAIVATGQGHLNGHEDVAYMTLYFPEKVIAHINVNWLSPVKVRTTLIGGEKRMVVWNDLEADEKVKIYDKGVNISTREGLYELLVSYRSGDMWSPQLEQAEALRHELAYFVECISNGQQPFNNGQAGLRVVKMLEAASESLKKRGALIEL
- a CDS encoding acyltransferase yields the protein MNEFNAISNDVKLGENVRLSKFINLYGCEIGDDTKIGAFVEIQKNAKVGRRCKISSHTFICEGVTIEDNVFIGHGVMFTNDTYPRATTSDGTLQTEANWKVEKTVVKRGASIGTGATILPNTSIGENAVVGAGSVVTKDVPANAIIAGNPAKVLRYLDGLKKA